The Paenibacillus sp. RUD330 genome has a segment encoding these proteins:
- the metK gene encoding methionine adenosyltransferase codes for MSLKGRHLFTSESVTEGHPDKICDQISDAVLDAFLEVDPYARVACEVSVATGLVLVIGEISSRADYVDISAIARRTIKEIGYTRAKFGFDSSTCAVLTSLNEQSADIAQGVNAAIETREGKDIQQENEDIGAGDQGLMFGFATNETPELMPLPIALSHRIARRLAEVRKNGTLEYLRPDGKTQVTIEYQDGKPVRVDTIVVSTQHDEAISLEQIQKDIREHVIAPVVPQELIDGDTKYFINPTGRFVIGGPQGDAGLTGRKIIVDTYGGYARHGGGAFSGKDPTKVDRSAAYAARYVAKNIVAAGLADKCEIQLAYAIGVANPVSINVDTYGTGKVEEEKLVELIRSNFDLRPAGIIKMLDLRRPIYGKTAAYGHFGRTDIDLPWERVDKAALLQQEAALV; via the coding sequence TTGTCCCTTAAAGGAAGACACCTGTTTACTTCGGAATCCGTAACGGAAGGCCATCCCGATAAAATATGCGACCAGATTTCTGACGCAGTTCTCGACGCTTTCCTTGAAGTGGATCCCTATGCCCGCGTTGCCTGTGAAGTATCCGTAGCGACGGGCCTTGTGCTCGTTATCGGCGAGATCAGCAGCCGTGCAGACTACGTGGATATCTCCGCAATCGCGCGCCGCACCATCAAGGAAATTGGATATACGCGCGCCAAGTTCGGCTTTGACTCCAGCACCTGCGCGGTTCTGACTTCTCTCAACGAGCAGTCGGCCGATATCGCCCAAGGCGTCAACGCCGCGATCGAAACCCGCGAAGGCAAGGACATCCAGCAAGAAAACGAAGACATCGGAGCAGGCGACCAAGGCCTCATGTTCGGTTTTGCAACGAACGAAACGCCTGAGCTGATGCCGCTTCCGATCGCGCTGTCCCACCGCATTGCCCGCCGCCTGGCGGAAGTTCGCAAGAACGGCACGCTGGAATACCTTCGTCCGGACGGCAAAACGCAAGTAACGATCGAATACCAGGACGGCAAGCCAGTCCGCGTAGACACGATCGTTGTCTCGACCCAGCATGACGAAGCGATCTCCCTTGAGCAGATCCAGAAGGATATCCGCGAGCATGTCATCGCTCCGGTCGTTCCTCAGGAGCTGATCGATGGAGACACGAAATATTTCATCAACCCGACGGGCCGCTTCGTCATCGGCGGACCTCAAGGCGATGCCGGCCTCACCGGCCGCAAAATCATCGTCGACACCTACGGCGGCTACGCCCGCCATGGCGGCGGCGCGTTCTCGGGCAAGGATCCGACGAAAGTCGACCGTTCCGCGGCATACGCGGCCCGTTACGTGGCGAAGAACATCGTTGCAGCCGGCCTGGCCGACAAATGCGAGATCCAGCTGGCCTACGCTATCGGCGTAGCCAATCCGGTCTCCATCAACGTGGACACGTACGGCACCGGCAAGGTGGAAGAGGAAAAGCTCGTCGAGCTGATCCGCTCCAACTTCGACCTTCGTCCTGCAGGCATCATCAAGATGCTGGACCTGCGCCGTCCGATCTACGGAAAAACGGCTGCATACGGCCACTTCGGCCGTACGGACATCGACCTGCCTTGGGAGCGCGTGGACAAAGCCGCTCTGCTTCAGCAGGAAGCCGCACTCGTATAG
- a CDS encoding alpha/beta-type small acid-soluble spore protein: protein MARSNRVVVPASKEILNQMKYEIAGELGLYSVPAPGAGDTEFAGELGEAGHSSQPTVHWSSLATRQAGSVGGEITKRLVAKAEQSLYGL from the coding sequence ATGGCTAGATCCAACCGCGTTGTCGTGCCTGCAAGCAAGGAGATCCTCAATCAGATGAAATACGAAATTGCCGGAGAGCTTGGCTTGTACTCCGTTCCGGCTCCCGGAGCGGGAGATACAGAATTCGCCGGAGAGCTCGGCGAGGCCGGGCACAGCTCGCAGCCGACGGTGCATTGGTCTTCCCTGGCAACGCGCCAGGCGGGATCGGTGGGAGGCGAGATTACGAAGCGTCTCGTCGCCAAGGCCGAGCAATCCCTCTACGGACTCTAA